In Nicotiana tabacum cultivar K326 chromosome 11, ASM71507v2, whole genome shotgun sequence, a single window of DNA contains:
- the LOC107825018 gene encoding 5-epiaristolochene 1,3-dihydroxylase-like precursor (The RefSeq protein has 1 substitution compared to this genomic sequence), protein MEFFSLVSIFLFLSFLFLLRKCKNSNSQTKQLPPGPWKIPILGSMLHMLGGEPHHILRDLAKKYGPIMHLQFGEISAVVVTSREMAKEVLKTHDVVFASRPKIVAMDIICYNQSDIAFSPYGDHWRQMRKICVMELLNAKNVRSFSSIRRDEVVRLIDSIRSDSSSGELVNFTQRIIWFASSMTCRSAFGQVLKGQDVFAKKIREVIGLAEGFDVADIFPSYKFLHVLSGMKRKLLNAHLKVDAIVEDVINEHKKNLATGKTNGALGDMFAAGTETSSTTTVWAMAEMMKNPNVFNKAQAEVRETFKDKVTFDEIDAEELEYLKLVIKETLRLHPPSPLLVPRECREDTDINGYTIPAKTKVMVNVWALGRDPKYWDDAESFKPERFEQCSVDFFGNNFEFLPFGGGRRICPGMSFGLANLYLPLAQLLYHFDWKLPSGMMPGDLDLTELAGITIARKGDLYLMATPYQPSRE, encoded by the exons ATGGAATTCTTCAGCTTGGTTTCCATATTCCTATTTCTATCTTTCCTCTTTTTGTTAAGGAAATGTAAGAACTCCAATAGCCAAACCAAACAATTGCCTCCAGGTCCATGGAAAATACCAATACTAGGAAGTATGCTTCATATGCTTGGTGGAGAACCACACCATATCCTTAGGGATTTAGCCAAAAAATATGGACCAATTATGCACCTTCAGTTTGGTGAAATTTCTGCAGTTGTGGTTACTTCTAGGGAGATGGCAAAAGAAGTGCTAAAAACTCATGACGTAGTTTTTGCATCTAGGCCTAAAATTTTGGCCATGGACATTATCTGTTATAACCAGTCTGATATCGCCTTTAGCCCTTATGGCGATCACTGGAGACAAATGCGTAAAATTTGTGTCATGGAACTTCTTAATGCAAAGAATGTTCGGTCTTTCAGCTCGATCAGACGTGATGAAGTCGTTCGTCTCATTGACTCTATTCGATCAGATTCTTCTTCTGGTGAGCTAGTTAATTTTACGCAAAGGATCATTTGGTTCGCGAGCTCCATGACGTGTAGATCAGCATTTGGGCAAGTACTCAAGGGGCAAGACGTATTTGCCAAAAAGATTAGAGAAGTAATAGGGTTAGCAGAAGGCTTTGATGTGGCCGATATCTTCCCTTCATACAAGTTTCTTCATGTTCTCAGTGGAATGAAGCGTAAACTTCTGAATGCCCACCTTAAGGTAGATGCCATTGTTGAAGATGTCATCAACGAGCACAAGAAAAATCTTGCAACTGGGAAAACTAATGGAGCATTAGGAG ACATGTTTGCTGCCGGAACAGAAACTTCATCAACAACAACTGTATGGGCTATGGCTGAAATGATGAAGAATCCAAATGTATTCAACAAAGCTCAAGCAGAAGTGAGAGAAACCTTTAAAGACAAAGTAACATTTGATGAAATTGATGCAGAGGAGCTGGAATACTTAAAGTTAGTTATTAAAGAAACTTTGAGACTTCATCCACCGTCTCCACTTTTGGTCCCAAGAGAATGTAGGGAAGATACAGATATTAACGGCTACACTATTCCTGCGAAGACCAAAGTTATGGTTAATGTTTGGGCATTGGGAAGAGATCCAAAATATTGGGATGACGCAGAAAGCTTTAAGCCAGAGAGATTTGAGCAATGCTCTGTGGATTTTTTTGGTAATAATTTTGAGTTTCTTCCCTTTGGCGGTGGACGGAGAATATGTCCTGGTATGTCATTTGGTTTAGCTAATCTTTACTTGCCATTGGCTCAATTGCTATATCACTTTGATTGGAAACTCCCGAGCGGAATGATGCCCGGAGACTTGGACTTGACTGAATTAGCTGGAATAACAATTGCTAGAAAAGGTGACCTTTACTTAATGGCCACTCCTTATCAACCTTCTCGCGAATAA
- the LOC107825018 gene encoding 5-epiaristolochene 1,3-dihydroxylase-like isoform X1 — MEFFSLVSIFLFLSFLFLLRKCKNSNSQTKQLPPGPWKIPILGSMLHMLGGEPHHILRDLAKKYGPIMHLQFGEISAVVVTSREMAKEVLKTHDVVFASRPKILAMDIICYNQSDIAFSPYGDHWRQMRKICVMELLNAKNVRSFSSIRRDEVVRLIDSIRSDSSSGELVNFTQRIIWFASSMTCRSAFGQVLKGQDVFAKKIREVIGLAEGFDVADIFPSYKFLHVLSGMKRKLLNAHLKVDAIVEDVINEHKKNLATGKTNGALGGEDLIDVLLRLMNDTSLQFPITNDKIKAVIVDMFAAGTETSSTTTVWAMAEMMKNPNVFNKAQAEVRETFKDKVTFDEIDAEELEYLKLVIKETLRLHPPSPLLVPRECREDTDINGYTIPAKTKVMVNVWALGRDPKYWDDAESFKPERFEQCSVDFFGNNFEFLPFGGGRRICPGMSFGLANLYLPLAQLLYHFDWKLPSGMMPGDLDLTELAGITIARKGDLYLMATPYQPSRE; from the exons ATGGAATTCTTCAGCTTGGTTTCCATATTCCTATTTCTATCTTTCCTCTTTTTGTTAAGGAAATGTAAGAACTCCAATAGCCAAACCAAACAATTGCCTCCAGGTCCATGGAAAATACCAATACTAGGAAGTATGCTTCATATGCTTGGTGGAGAACCACACCATATCCTTAGGGATTTAGCCAAAAAATATGGACCAATTATGCACCTTCAGTTTGGTGAAATTTCTGCAGTTGTGGTTACTTCTAGGGAGATGGCAAAAGAAGTGCTAAAAACTCATGACGTAGTTTTTGCATCTAGGCCTAAAATTTTGGCCATGGACATTATCTGTTATAACCAGTCTGATATCGCCTTTAGCCCTTATGGCGATCACTGGAGACAAATGCGTAAAATTTGTGTCATGGAACTTCTTAATGCAAAGAATGTTCGGTCTTTCAGCTCGATCAGACGTGATGAAGTCGTTCGTCTCATTGACTCTATTCGATCAGATTCTTCTTCTGGTGAGCTAGTTAATTTTACGCAAAGGATCATTTGGTTCGCGAGCTCCATGACGTGTAGATCAGCATTTGGGCAAGTACTCAAGGGGCAAGACGTATTTGCCAAAAAGATTAGAGAAGTAATAGGGTTAGCAGAAGGCTTTGATGTGGCCGATATCTTCCCTTCATACAAGTTTCTTCATGTTCTCAGTGGAATGAAGCGTAAACTTCTGAATGCCCACCTTAAGGTAGATGCCATTGTTGAAGATGTCATCAACGAGCACAAGAAAAATCTTGCAACTGGGAAAACTAATGGAGCATTAGGAGGTGAAGATTTAATTGATGTCCTACTACGACTTATGAATGATACAAGTCTTCAATTTCCCATCACCAATGACAAAATCAAAGCTGTTATTGTT GACATGTTTGCTGCCGGAACAGAAACTTCATCAACAACAACTGTATGGGCTATGGCTGAAATGATGAAGAATCCAAATGTATTCAACAAAGCTCAAGCAGAAGTGAGAGAAACCTTTAAAGACAAAGTAACATTTGATGAAATTGATGCAGAGGAGCTGGAATACTTAAAGTTAGTTATTAAAGAAACTTTGAGACTTCATCCACCGTCTCCACTTTTGGTCCCAAGAGAATGTAGGGAAGATACAGATATTAACGGCTACACTATTCCTGCGAAGACCAAAGTTATGGTTAATGTTTGGGCATTGGGAAGAGATCCAAAATATTGGGATGACGCAGAAAGCTTTAAGCCAGAGAGATTTGAGCAATGCTCTGTGGATTTTTTTGGTAATAATTTTGAGTTTCTTCCCTTTGGCGGTGGACGGAGAATATGTCCTGGTATGTCATTTGGTTTAGCTAATCTTTACTTGCCATTGGCTCAATTGCTATATCACTTTGATTGGAAACTCCCGAGCGGAATGATGCCCGGAGACTTGGACTTGACTGAATTAGCTGGAATAACAATTGCTAGAAAAGGTGACCTTTACTTAATGGCCACTCCTTATCAACCTTCTCGCGAATAA